One genomic window of Sphingopyxis sp. OPL5 includes the following:
- a CDS encoding HU family DNA-binding protein: MNKQDLIAAVADSSGLTKGDASKAVEAVFDAITGSLKKGGEVRLVGFGTFAVSKRKASTGRNPRTGETMTIAASNQPKFKAGKALKDAVN; encoded by the coding sequence ATGAACAAACAAGACCTGATCGCCGCCGTCGCTGACTCGAGCGGCCTGACCAAGGGTGACGCGAGCAAGGCGGTCGAAGCTGTTTTCGACGCGATCACGGGTTCGCTGAAGAAGGGTGGCGAAGTCCGCCTCGTCGGTTTCGGCACGTTCGCCGTCAGCAAGCGCAAGGCCTCGACCGGCCGCAACCCGCGCACCGGCGAAACGATGACCATCGCGGCATCGAACCAGCCGAAGTTCAAGGCCGGCAAGGCCCTCAAGGATGCCGTCAACTGA